Proteins encoded in a region of the Kwoniella shivajii chromosome 3, complete sequence genome:
- a CDS encoding imidazoleglycerol-phosphate dehydratase, with translation MSARTASVERKTSETEISCTIDLDHVPGVTKQTIEVNTGIGFLDHMFTALAKHGGMSLTLKCKGDLHIDDHHTAEDCALALGEAFKKALGERKGITRYGFAYAPLDESLSRAVIDISSRPYFVCHLPFTREKVGDLSTEMVSHLLQSFAFAAGVTLHIDSIRGENNHHIAESAFKALALAIRMAISRTGGDDVPSTKGVLAI, from the exons atgTCAGCCAGAACTGCATCAGTAGAGAGGAAGACCAGCGAGACAGAGATCAGCTGTACCATCGACCTGGATCATGTCCCAGGTGTTACAAAACAAACCATCGAGGTGAACACCGGTATTGGCTTCCTTGACCAT ATGTTCACAGCGTTAGCCAAACATGGCGGCATGTCCCTTACTCTTAAATGTAAGGGTGACTTACATATCGATGATCACCATACTGCCGAGGATTGCGCCTTGGCGTTAGGAGAAGCTTTCAAAAAGGCTTTAGgtgaaagaaaaggtataacAAGATACGGTTTCGCCTACGCTCCCCTTGACGAG TCGTTATCACGAGCTGTAATTGACATCTCGTCTCGGCCCTACTTTGTCTGTCACCTGCCCTTCACGCGAGAAAAGGTTGGAGATT TATCGACTGAAATGGTATCGCATCTTCTACAATCATTCGCTTTCGCCGCCGGCGTTACATTACACATCGACTCCATTAGAGGAGAGAACAATCATCACAT TGCCGAGTCAGCATTTAAGGCTCTCGCCCTTGCCATTCGTATGGCTATCAGTAGGacaggtggtgatgatgtccCAAGTACGAAAGGCGTTCTTGCTATATAA
- a CDS encoding dihydroxy-acid dehydratase — protein MLSRRMISNPVTCAVRAVHSTAARPAAEALNRFSKTITEPKSQGASQAMLYATDGVNTDEDLKKAMIGVASVWYEGNPCNGHILGLGQRVKKSLGEAGLIGYQFGTPAVSDGISMGTSGIIPGCDKNMPGTLIALGRLNRPGLMVYGGTIKPGHCGGEVLDIVSAFQSYGRYLQEGQTEEAEKTRYNTVRNSCPGSGACGGVLTMALGGSTNVVLHLIAIAHSVGLKLTIDDFQKVSDRVPLLADLKPSGKYVMEDIHTIGGIPSVIHFLIKHGYMTGEGMTVTGKTLGENCDRWVEKHGSKWEGQKILRPVNDPIKSTGHLRILRGNLAPGGAVSKITGKEGLQFTGKCRAFDDEEAFVKAVESGSIKKGEKTVVVLRYLGPKGGPGMPEMLKPTSLIMGAGLGYDVACLTDGRFSGGSHGFVVGHVVPEAQVGGPIALVQDGDIIDIDAVGNTLSVNVSDEEFARRKAAWVAPALKVTQGALLKYARLVTDASQGCVTDA, from the exons ATGCTATCAAGACGCATGATCTCCAATCCTGTGACCTGTGCTGTCAGAGCGGTCCACTCAACAGCGGCCCGACCGGCAGCGGAGGCTCTCAACAGGTTTTCAAAAACAATCACAGAGCCCAAATCACAGGGAGCATCACAG GCGATGTTATATGCCACCGACGGTGTCAACACTGACGAGGATCTGAAGAAGGCAATGATCGGTGTTGCAAGTGTTTG GTATGAGGGTAACCCTTGTAACGGGCATATCTTAGGTCTCGGTCAAAGAGTAAAGAAATCTCTAGGGGAAGCAGGTCTTATAGGCTACCAATTTGGTACTCCTGCTGTCTCGGACGGTATCAGTATGGGAACCTCTGGAA TCATACCTGGCTGCGACAAAAATATGCCTGGTACCTTGATCGCATTGGGTCGTCTAAATCGACCTGGTTTGATGGTGTATGGAGGAACGATAAAACCTGGTCACTGCGGCGGTGAAGTCCTCGATATCGTCTCTGCATTCCAAAGTTATGGTCGTTATCTGCAAGAGGGGCAAACGGAGGAGGCTGAGAAAACCAGGTACAACACTGTCAGGAATTCCTGTCCTGGATCTGGAGCTTGTGGAGGG GTCCTTACTATGGCTCTTGGTGGTTCAACCAATGTCGTCCTTCACCTTATCGCTATCGCTCATTCCGTGGGTTTAAAACTCACAATTGACGATTTCCAAAAAGTGTCAGATCGGGTACCTCTTCTTGCCGATCTGAAGCCTAGTGGAAAGTATGTCATGGAAGATATACATACCATCGGTGGTATCCCAA GTGTAATACACTTCCTAATCAAGCACGGTTACATGACTGGTGAAGGAATGACCGTTACAGGCAAAACACTAGGAGAGAATTGTGATCGATGGGTCGAAAAGCATGGCAGCAAATGGGAAGGCCAAAAGATCCTCAGACCCGTGAACGACcccatcaaatcaacagGACATCTTCGAATCCTGAGAGGCAATCTCGCCCCTGGAGGCGCTGTCTCCAAAATAACTGGAAAAGAAGGTCTTCAGTTCACCGGAAAGTGTCGAGCgttcgatgatgaggaggcGTTCGTTAAAGCCGTTGAATCAGGCTCCATCaaaaagggggaaaagacCGTTGTCGTTTTGAGATATCTTGGTCCAAAGGGTGGACCTG GTATGCCTGAGATGCTTAAGCCTACTAGTTTAATCATGGGTGCAGGCCTTGGTTACGATGTAGCCTGTCTTACAGACGGACGATTCAGTGGAGGTTCGCACGGTTTTGTGGTCGGTCATGTCGTACCTGAAGCTCAAGTCGGCGGTCCCATCGCTCTTGTTCAAGACGgagatatcattgatattgacGCCGTCGGAAACACTCTCAGTGTCAACGTTTCTGACGAGGAATTTGCTCGAAGAAAAGCCGCTTGGGTGGCACCTGCTCTCAAAGTCACCCAAGGTGCTCTTCTCAAGTATGCTAGACTTGTCACCGATGCTTCTCAGGGATGCG TGACCGATGCATAG
- a CDS encoding 2-isopropylmalate synthase: MPMLADPSQRYLPFNPVPFPNRTWPDKVHKKAPIWLSTDLRDGNQSLANPMTNQQKTRFFRHLVQIGFKEIEVSYPAASDTDFNFCQDLQKNGEVPDDVWIQVLTPARADLIKRTFEAVAGLKHVIIHMYNATSCLFREVVFNNDREETVKLASDHTRLVRELAEQYAVSHGTSFRFEYSPETFSQTETEYAVEVCEAVKKVWLAGEKSVWADGRKEERIIFNLPATVEVATPNCFADQVSLTALELADIKAAAELGVLAGADRIEGTVLGNGERTGNVDLVTLGLNCYSQGIPPHLDFSDMFSIIDTVTECTGLPVHPRHPYAGELVFTAFSGSHQDAIKKGFEAQISREKAGDKHWSLPYLPIDPADVGCTYEAVIRVNSQSGKGGIAYIVKSALALDLPRRMQISFYKVVQDQSETTGKEMTSKDITTAFRQTYHLGGSIYDGRLVLKSFVTVDIRSATPSAIVTPSLSPDRSRSHSRVASLTGAIVEASPDRSLDANLPSASKRLTAKILVDGKVHEIAGEGNGPLSSFLDALQGDLGITLSVREYTEHAVGAGSDVKAATYVELIPPNVDAKDKTKGGYWGVGVDADITASGLKAIISAANGYLGQSIIESLENA; the protein is encoded by the exons ATGCCTATGCT TGCCGATCCTTCGCAGAGATACCTCCCCTTCAACCCCGTTCCATTTCCGAACCGAACATGGCCGGACAAGGTGCACAAAAAGGCTCCTATCTGGTTAAGTACGGATCTTCGAGATGGTAATCAAAGTCTTGCCAACC CCATGACGAATCAACAAAAAACCCGTTTCTTTAGACATTTAGTGCAGATTGGTTTCAAAGAAATTGAGGTATCTTATCCAGCTGCTTCTGATACCGACTTCAACTTTTGTCAAGACCTGCAAAAGAATGGAGAGGTACCGGATGATGTGTGGATTCAA GTCCTGACACCAGCACGTGCTGATCTGATCAAAAGAACATTCGAGGCGGTCGCTGGTTTGAAACACGTTATTATTCATATGTACAATGCTACATCCTGCCTCTTCCGAGAGGTAGTTTTCAACAATGATCGTGAAGAAACCGTTAA ACTAGCATCGGATCACACCCGTCTTGTCCGAGAGCTTGCTGAACAATATGCCGTTTCT CATGGAACGAGTTTCCGATTCGAATACTCCCCCGAAACATTCTCTCAGACTGAGACTGAATATGCTGTCGAGGTTTGCGAAGCTGTGAAAAAGGTGTGGCTCGCTGGAGAAAAGAGTGTTTGGGCAGATGGTCGCAAGGAGGAAAGAATTATCTTT AATCTTCCTGCGACGGTCGAGGTAGCAACTCCTAATTGCTTTGctgatcaagtgagtctcaCTGCACTTGAACTCGCTGACATAAAAG CCGCCGCAGAACTAGGGGTTCTCGCCGGTGCGGACCGGATCGAAGGGACAGTGCTAGGAAACGGAGAACGTACTGGAAACGTTGATTTAGTCACTTTGGGTCTTAATTGTTACTCCCAAGGTATACCTCCACACCTCGACTTTTCCGATATGTTCTCCATTATCGACACTGTCACCGAGTGTACTGGCTTACCAGTCCATCCTCGACATCCGTATGCAGGTGAATTGGTATTCACTGCCTTCTCTGGTAGTCATCAGGATGCCATCAAGAAAGGCTTTGAGGCCCAGATCAGTCGAGAGAAAGCTGGCGACAAACACTGGAGCTTGCCATATCTACCAATAGATCCAGCGGATGTGGGTTGCACATACGAAGCAGTCATCCGAGTCAACTCGCAATCTGGTAAAggagg TATCGCGTACATTGTCAAATCAGCTCTTGCGCTCGACCTGCCTCGACGCATGCAGATATCGTTCTACAAGGTTGTTCAGGATCAATCAGAAACTACTGGAAAAGAAATGACTTCAAAGGACATCACTACCGCGTTCCGACAGACTTATCATCTGGGTGGCTCTATTTACGATGGGAGACTTGTGCTCAAGTCGTTCGTTACGGTCGATATTCGCTCCGCTACTCCTTCAGCTATCGTTACTCCCAGTCTCAGTCCCGACCGATCGCGATCTCATAGTCGTGTAGCTTCTCTGACGGGTGCCATCGTGGAAGCTAGTCCCGATCGAAGTCTCGACGCAAACCTACCTTCCGCTTCAAAACGACTCACGGCTAAGATACTTGTCGATGGCAAAGTGCATGAGATCGCCGGTGAAGGAAACGGTCccctttcctccttccttgATGCGCTACAGGGAGACCTTGGAATAACCCTCTCTGTCCGGGAATACACCGAACACGCTGTCGGTGCAGGATCTGATGTCAAAGCTGCTACATATGTCGAGCTCATTCCTCCTAATGTTGATGCCAAGGACAAGACAAAGGGAGGATATTGGGGTGTCGGCGTTGATGCGGACATTACGGCGAGTGGTCTCAAGGCCATTATCAGTGCCGCCAATGGATATCTCGGTCAAAGCATAATTGAATCCCTTGAAAACGCATAG